A single region of the Deinococcus aestuarii genome encodes:
- a CDS encoding integrase, translating to MTASPLPRLWRTLERGDHEAFLDLIAGGLPGHFGSATRKNHLSSLRAYLRWTEEERRSVLNATPRDAHAYLGLLVQKHTHAPATIHNHLTRVRGLYGLLIEHGAHPGPNPFVGLKLPSNRPEEHRELYSEDEVRRLVTHASVRDRALVLLGAQAGLTGPEVLHLTWADVDTRAGQLSVLGRTVEAHGELLTALEVYGRERGHTELFAATGPVFDLSSEYELRKVVYLLCRRANVPYKAWRALRNAAGLRLLQRTGDPRAVAAQLGLGTLKAVEVWQKL from the coding sequence GTGACCGCGTCTCCCCTCCCCCGTCTATGGCGCACCCTGGAACGGGGCGATCACGAGGCCTTTCTCGACCTCATCGCTGGAGGGCTTCCCGGTCACTTCGGCAGTGCCACCCGCAAGAACCACCTCTCCTCCCTGCGCGCCTACCTCCGCTGGACTGAGGAGGAGAGACGCAGTGTGTTGAACGCCACGCCCCGGGACGCCCACGCCTACCTCGGCCTCCTGGTGCAGAAGCACACCCACGCGCCCGCCACCATCCACAACCACCTCACCCGGGTCCGCGGCCTCTACGGATTACTGATCGAGCACGGCGCCCACCCCGGTCCCAATCCTTTCGTGGGGTTGAAACTCCCCAGCAACCGGCCCGAGGAACACCGCGAGTTGTACAGCGAGGATGAGGTGCGGCGGCTGGTGACGCATGCCAGTGTTCGTGACCGGGCCCTGGTCCTGCTGGGCGCCCAGGCGGGACTCACGGGTCCTGAAGTTCTGCACTTGACCTGGGCGGATGTGGACACCCGGGCGGGGCAACTCAGTGTCCTGGGCCGCACGGTCGAGGCCCACGGTGAACTCCTCACGGCCCTTGAGGTGTACGGCCGGGAGCGGGGGCACACGGAACTGTTCGCGGCCACCGGGCCCGTGTTCGACCTGAGCAGTGAGTACGAACTCCGCAAGGTCGTGTACCTGTTGTGCCGACGGGCCAATGTGCCCTACAAGGCCTGGCGGGCGCTGCGGAATGCGGCGGGGCTGCGGCTGCTGCAACGGACGGGTGACCCCCGAGCCGTGGCGGCCCAGCTCGGATTGGGCACCCTCAAGGCCGTCGAGGTCTGGCAGAAGCTGTGA